In the genome of Patagioenas fasciata isolate bPatFas1 chromosome 12, bPatFas1.hap1, whole genome shotgun sequence, one region contains:
- the C12H15orf48 gene encoding normal mucosa of esophagus-specific gene 1 protein isoform X2, giving the protein MQQKQLLLPPVSFQWARGRNRFTGGACWHRVTPAWPWSAAAARMNSNFFHILKTKKELIPLVGIVSSAAVGAFAFCAYSLFNKSDVIINKSGNPEPWENVDPTKPQKLLTVHQKWKPIEELENVRKLTK; this is encoded by the exons ATGCAGCAAAAGCAACTTCTCCTTCCTCCTGTTTCTTTCCAGTGGGCCAGAGGGAGAAACAGATTTACAGGAGGAGCCTGCTGGCACCGTGTAACTCCAGCCTGGCCCTG GTCCGCAGCCGCAGCGAGGATGAACTCGAACTTCTTCCACatactaaaaacaaaaaaagaa CTCATTCCCCTGGTTGGAATAGTGTCCTCTGCAGCAGTTGGGGCATTTGCTTTTTGTGCCTATTCCCTATTCAACAAATCTGATGTGAT CATTAACAAGAGTGGCAATCCAGAACCATGGGAAAATGTCGATCCTACCAAGCCTCAGAAG CTACTAACAGTCCATCAGAAATGGAAACCTATAGAAGAGCTGGAAAATGTCAGAAAGCTTACAAAGTGA
- the AFG2B gene encoding ATPase family gene 2 protein homolog B: MCAGRSGRRDARRVRGSGSGVAPERAGTPGGPRGPGGAGERGGVSKKLDRAAQSRGSSPSPAEGTPPKPAMEAAALKLLPVDPGDEGTQRCRVGPATLSLLGARLGAPLRVSLPSGCCLCTAWPRHDLADGFVQADLTCSTAGVTARDMRGLTLGVGQLELLGYRPLQKVTVKVVLKSSALKKSTPKAVLQETIRELLRNVYVSLHYVVTVAPNLENPVVHIEILSVDPLTDEAGLITHQTSIRIKEVVTFEWYRRLSEDSAKTSIAGLDNVEKSLKEMIDLPFRFPKTFRKLGLSVPNGVLLIGPPGVGKTLMVKTVAREVGAYLLCISGPALYGSRPGESEENLRRVFEKGREMSHEGPTILFIDEIDSLCPKRGSSNSAPEDRIVAQLLTLLDGVGSEAKMVIIAATNRPDALDPALRRPGRFDREVIIGTPTLTQRRSILQLLTSTMPISTDVGLVKLAEMTTGYVGADLTALCREAAMQAVFRSNLDSTEMMINIADFQEAFKKIQPSSFRNAIGLTECKPVTWEQIGGLEDVKLKLKQSIEWPMRFPQAFARMGLSHPKGILLYGPSGCAKTTLVRAVATSCHCSFLSVSGADLFSPYVGDSEKILSQVFRQARANTPAIIFLDEIDSILGSRSHCKTAHGVSERVLSVLLNELDGIGLKVTERRGSKLQLEGQCQGQSDEERKLEFQESLDKDFMVVAATNRPDMLDEALLRPGRLDKMIYIPPPDLKGRLSILKICTEKIPLDTDVSLDSVAVLTDLFSGADIENLCKEAALLALQENGLEATAVKHEHFVKSLRTVKPSLNIKDLEFYEKFYNQVLAS; the protein is encoded by the exons ATGTGCGCGGGGCGCAGTGGCCGCCGGGACGCGCGGCGGGTGCGCGGGAGCGGCTCCGGAGTGGCTCCGGAGCgggcggggacccccgggggacCACGGGGGCCTGGCGGAGCGGGAGAGCGAGGCGGGGTGAGTAAGAAGCTGGACAGGGCCGCGCAGAGCAGGGGGTCGTCGCCCTCTCCAGCGGAGGGAACTCCGCCCAAGCCCGCGATGGAGGCGGCAGCTTTAAAGCTTCTCCCGGTGGACCCGGGAGATGAAGGCACCCAGAGGTGCAGGGTCGGACCTGCCACCCTCTCCTTGCTGGGCGCCCGGCTCGGCGCTCCGCTGCGGGTCTCCCTGCCTAGCGGCTGCTGTCTGTGCACGGCGTGGCCCCGGCACGACTTGGCGGACGGGTTCGTGCAGGCTGACCTGACCTGCAGCACCGCGGGGGTCACTGCCCGGGACATGAGGGGCCTCACGCTGGGGGTCGGCCAGCTGGAGCTTCTGGGCTATCGCCCCTtacaaaaggtgactgtgaaagtGGTGCTTAAGAGCTCTGCACTGAAAAAGTCGACTCCCAAAGCGGTGTTGCAGGAGACGATCAGAGAACTGCTAAGAAATGTTTATGTTTCGCTTCATTATGTTGTTACTGTTGCCCCAAATCTCGAAAACCCCGTGGTGCATATTGAAATACTGTCTGTAGACCCTTTGACAGATGAAGCCGGACTGATAACCCACCAAACAAGCATAAGAATTAAGGAGGTGGTCACTTTTGAATGGTACAGACGCTTATCAGAAGACTCGGCAAAAACTTCCATTGCAGGACTAGATAATGTGGAAAAGTCTTTGAAAGAAATGATTGATCTGCCTTTCCGCTTTCCAAAGACTTTTAGGAAGCTGGGGCTTTCTGTCCCTAATGGGGTGCTACTAATAGGCCCCCCGGGTGTAGGCAAAACTCTGATGGTAAAGACGGTAGCAAGAGAAGTGGGTGCATATCTGCTCTGCATCAGTGGCCCAGCCCTGTATGGTTCGAGACCAGGAGAAAGCGAAGAGAATTTGCGAAGAGTCTTTGAAAAGGGCAGAGAAATGTCACATGAAGGCCCAACCATTCTCTTTATTGATGAAATTGACTCCTTATGCCCAAAGCGAGGAAGTTCAAACAGCGCTCCCGAAGACCGTATCGTTGCGCAGCTGCTAACGCTACTGGATGGTGTAGGTAGCGAGGCGAAGATGGTCATTATAGCAGCAACAAACAGGCCTGATGCCTTAGACCCTGCGCTGAGAAGACCTGGCAGATTTGACAGAGAG GTGATTATTGGGACACCAACACTTACGCAAAGAAGATCTATCCTGCAGTTGCTTACATCTACTATGCCGATTTCTACAGATGTTGGTTTGGTTAAACTGGCAGAAATGACAACTGGGTACGTTGGAGCTGACCTTACAGCACTCTGCAGAGAAGCTGCCATGCAGGCTGTGTTCCGCAGCAACTTG GATTCAACTGAAATGATGATTAATATCGCAGATTTCcaagaagcttttaaaaaaattcaaccGTCCTCTTTTCGAAACGCAATTGGACTAACAGAGTGTAAACCTGTCACTTGGGAGCAAATCGGCGGTCTTGAAGATGTGAAATTAAAGTTAAAACAG AGTATTGAGTGGCCTATGAGATTTCCTCAGGCATTTGCCAGGATGGGCCTGTCTCATCCAAAGGGTATTCTTCTCTATGGGCCATCAGGGTGTGCCAAAACCACACTGGTGAGGGCTGTGGCCACAAGTTGTCACTGCTCCTTTCTCTCTGTAAGTGGCGCTGACCTTTTCTCACCTTATGTTGGAGATTCAGAGAAGATTTTGTCTCAG gtttttcgcCAAGCAAGAGCAAATACTCCAGCAATTATATTCCTAGATGAGATTGATTCTATCTTGGGATCGCGGTCACACTGCAAAACTGCCCATGGTGTCTCAGAGCGGGTTCTTTCTGTTCTTCTCAATGAGTTGGATGGTATTGGGCTGAAAGtcacagaaagaagaggaagcaAACTACAGCTTGAGGGTCAATGTCAAGGACAAAGTGATGAGGAAAGAAAG CTAGAGTTTCAGGAAAGTTTGGACAAAGATTTCATGGTAGTTGCTGCAACAAATAGACCAGATATGTTGGATGAGGCCTTATTGCGTCCTGGAAGGCTGGACAAGATGATCTACATTCCACCTCCAGATCTGAAG GGAAGGCTTTCCATTTTGAAAATCTGCACAGAAAAAATTCCATTAGATACTGATGTGTCATTAGACAGTGTGGCAGTCCTGACAGACCTCTTCTCTGGAGCTGATATTGAAAATCTATGCAAGGAG gcTGCTTTGTTGGCATTGCAAGAGAATGGACTTGAAGCAACGGCCGTAAAACACGAGCACTTTGTAAAATCATTGAGGACTGTAAAACCATCCTTAAACATAAAAGACTTGGAATTTTATGAAAAGTTCTATAATCAAGTATTAGCTTCTTGA